The nucleotide window GGCGAGATCCTGATGCGCGTGCCGCTCCGCATCCTCCAGGTGGACCAGGCCGGCCAGCCGGTGGTTGCCTGACAACCTGCGGTGGTATTTCGCGGGCATGGCGCTAACATGTGCGCCATGCCGCAATCCCGCCGCTTTTCTTGTGCCCTCGTCACCGGTGCTTCCGCCGGTCTTGGCGAGGAATTCGTCCTTCAGCTTGCGCCGCGTGTCGATTCGTTCGTGCTCGTGGCGCGGCGGGAGGATCGCCTGAACGACCTTTCCGCCACCCTCCGCGCCCGCCATCCGGGCAAACTGATGGAAGTGATTGCGGCGGATCTTTCCCGGCCCGAGGATGTGGCCCGGATTCTGGAGCATCTGCCGGAGCGTGGTCTGGTGCCGGACCTGCTGGTGAACAATGCCGGCCTCGGCGACTACGGTGAGTTCGCGGATTCCGATTGGGCCCGTGTGGAGGCGATGCTGCGGGTCAATATCGAGGCCCTTACCCGCCTGACCCACGGTCTGTTGCCGGGCATGATCCGTCGTGGCGGTGGAGCGGTGGTGAACATCAGCTCGCTGGCCAGCACGCTGCCAATTCCGGACATCGCCGTGTACTCCGCCACCAAAGCCTATGTGACGAGCTTTTCCGAGGCGCTGAGAGTCGAACTGCGGGACTACAACATCCCCGTGCTGGCCGTATGCCCGGGACCGGTGAAGACCGAGTTCGGCGAAGTGGCCCGGCGTTCCGAGGAGGACTCCATCCCGATGAACGCGGCGTTCTACGTGAGCAAGGAACAGGTGGTCGCTGAATCGCTGGCCGCCTTGGATGCGGATCGTCCGCGGCTCTATCCCGGCCTCAAGGTCGCGATCGCCGCAGCGGTCATCACCGCGCTGCCGATGTTCGCCATCCGCCTGATCATCAGCCGCCGCCCGCGGCGCTGAATTTCCGGTGGAAATCTCCCGGAGCCGTGGGACTGTGGTCAGGTATCATCAACTTTCCCGGTTCCGGCCAACCGCCGCCCGGAGCCATCCGAAGGACTGCGGCGGAATTCCAACCACCCACGAGCCATGGGCGACAAGAATCCAAAAGCCAAACGCAAGATGATGGCCCAGAAGCAGCACAAGGTTGAAGAAACCAAACGTGAACACGAACGGACCGCCGAGGAACGGCGTCATGCCTGGGAACACCGGCATGAACACGAACTCGGTCCCGACTTCGGTCACGCCTGATCCCTTCTGAGTTCATCAATGCGTTGTCGCCGCCCGCTCCGGCCGCTTTTACCAGCACGGAACGGGCGGCTTTTTTCTGGGTCAATGCAATGGCAAACCCTTCGATACATCCGCTCCACAGCAGCGGCCACGGTTCCAAGTGCGGAAGGCCCATGGGAAAAACAACAGCGCGGCCACCACGAAACACGGCACCTGCCAGGCCAGCAGCCATGGGAGTGGCTCGCCGGGATGCGAGACGCGGGCATGG belongs to Luteolibacter ambystomatis and includes:
- a CDS encoding SDR family NAD(P)-dependent oxidoreductase; amino-acid sequence: MPQSRRFSCALVTGASAGLGEEFVLQLAPRVDSFVLVARREDRLNDLSATLRARHPGKLMEVIAADLSRPEDVARILEHLPERGLVPDLLVNNAGLGDYGEFADSDWARVEAMLRVNIEALTRLTHGLLPGMIRRGGGAVVNISSLASTLPIPDIAVYSATKAYVTSFSEALRVELRDYNIPVLAVCPGPVKTEFGEVARRSEEDSIPMNAAFYVSKEQVVAESLAALDADRPRLYPGLKVAIAAAVITALPMFAIRLIISRRPRR